In Nocardia terpenica, the genomic window GTGTGGACACGCGGTCTGGTCGCGTGATGCTGTCGATTGTCGAATCTATGCTGGCCGGGAATCTCAGGTGGGGGCTGACGAGAGGTGCTGATGGGTGGCTTGGGATGGGTTCGGAGAATTGTGGGATTCGGGGTGGGGGTTGTGGTTTGGGTTGGGGCCGGGGTGGTGGGTGGGGTGTCGGTGACTGCTGCGCCGGGGGTTTCGCCGTCGGGGGCTGTTCCGCAGGGGAAGGAGGCGTTGCGGATGGTGGGGGAGGCTGAGGTGGCGGTGGGGCGGGATGCTCGGTATAGCGGGCGGGTGGCGGCGGTGTGGGCGGCGGCTTGTGGGGGGCCGGAGTTTTCGGATGGGGGGATTGGGAAGTGGTGGAAGATATTCGAGGCGTCGGTGGTCGTGTTTGCGGGGAATCCTTATGAGGACGCGAAGCGGATTGTCTTTTCCGAGGGGGAGGCCGCGCCGGAGGGGGGTGCGGATGCGGGGCGGTATTCGCTGAAGAAGTTGTGTGGGGACGAGAAGATTCGGCGGGACTGGGCCGCGGTGGTGAAGGTGCTGGAATTGAAGGATGTGGGTGGGCTGATGGCGGGGTGTGGGGGTGAGGGCGATCTCGAGCGCTTCTATGTGCGGAAGCTGGAGATCGAGGAGGCGGTGTTGCGGGCGGAGAAAAAGCTGGCGGGAGCTGCGGGAACGGGTGGGGCGGGGCAGGGGTCGGGCTGCGTGCCCGATTCCGTGTAGAAGTACCGCTCGCTCGTCTCGCCCGCTCGTGATCGCCCTGCTACATTGTTGACAATGGTTTCCAGTTTCAAGATCTGAGGGTTCGCACGATGGCTCGACCGGGGTACAGCAAGAGGTTGATGGGGGCCGTGGCGGGGGTGGGGGTGCTCGTTGCGATGGCGACCGGGTGTAGCACGTCGTCGCCGAACTCGTCCGCGGCCGGTGGGAAGCTTCAGGTGGTGGCGACGATCAATGCGTGGGGGAGCATCGCGGCGCAGCTCGGTGGGGACCGGGTGCACGAGACGAGCATCATCACCAATCCGGATACCGATCCGCACTCCTACGAACCGTCTCCGGCCGATGCGCGCGCGGTGGCGGGCGCGAAGGTGGTGCTGGCCAACGGGATCGGGTACGACGCCTGGATCGACAAGGTGGTCGCCGCCAATCCGAGCGGCGATCGCACCGTGCTGACGGTCGGCAAGCAGCTCGGCATCCCCGACGACGGCAACCCGCACCAGTGGTACTCGCCGGACTCGGTGGCCAAGGTCGTGGACGCGATCACCGACAGCTACAAGAAGGCCGACCCGGCCGACGCCGCATACTTCGACCAGCAGCGGACCAAGTTGAACAC contains:
- a CDS encoding metal ABC transporter solute-binding protein, Zn/Mn family; its protein translation is MARPGYSKRLMGAVAGVGVLVAMATGCSTSSPNSSAAGGKLQVVATINAWGSIAAQLGGDRVHETSIITNPDTDPHSYEPSPADARAVAGAKVVLANGIGYDAWIDKVVAANPSGDRTVLTVGKQLGIPDDGNPHQWYSPDSVAKVVDAITDSYKKADPADAAYFDQQRTKLNTVSLARYRGLISEIKTRYAGTPVGASESIVSPLSDALGLQLLTPPEFLKAISEGTDPSPADKATIDQQIATKALKVYIYNSQNSTPDVQAQVDAAKKQGIAVSTVTETLTPADATFEDWQSTQLQALEDALHQATGK